In a single window of the Heterodontus francisci isolate sHetFra1 chromosome 35, sHetFra1.hap1, whole genome shotgun sequence genome:
- the apba2b gene encoding amyloid-beta A4 precursor protein-binding family A member 2 isoform X2, whose product MMASSSVEPRMAPCSTPPHCHVEPKHQTSEDWQEDGKEPCPVAVDTDIRDNPGDGDSSSDYVNNTSEEEEDYDEGLPEEEEGVTYYIRYCPEEDSYLEDIGCTGGGYGTQAFSAAGADDCQEAVEEAWTESNGLCQAMTEESEDHGCDRGPDGGLEELDCTAAQAEMSSEGIGSSEGTPQDYSPSECITQSPQTSRHHCSKLETEAEDAEEDIDQIVAEIKMSMSMSSLNTVGEQSLEETVKGKLDRNLDSCHGRGEGRSRLCQAAPNDGKSGEASFSEKPGLRVPDERKQWNSGQVTPNIEQPWKQQRSDLNGPVNNNYVSEQTKKPSAFPNFVDGPCEPEDLIDGIIFAANYLGSTQLLSERNPSKNIRMMQAQEAVGRIKRVQKTSKTKKKGGSDGDSQPMTEVDLFISTQRIKVLNADSQEPMMDHALRTISYIADIGNIVVLMARRRVPRAASQDCIETTPGSQETKKQYKMVCHVFESEDAQLIAQSIGQAFSVAYQEFLRANGINPEDLSQKEYSDIINTQEMYNDDLVHFSNSANCKELQVEKLKGEIFGVVIVESGWGSILPTVILANMMNGGPAARSGRLSIGDQIMSINGTSLVGLPLTTCQGIIKGLKNQVQVKLNIVSCPPVTTVLIKRPDLKYQLGFSVQNGIICSLMRGGIAERGGVRVGHRIIEINGQSVVATAHEKIVQALSNSVGEIHMKTMPAAMFRLLTGQETPLYI is encoded by the exons ATGATGGCGAGCAGCTCGGTAGAGCCCAGGATGGCTCCTTgctccactccccctcactgcCACGTGGAACCAAAACATCAGACCTCTGAAGATTGGCAGGAGGATGGCAAGGAACCCTGTCCTGTCGCCGTGGATACTGATATCCGTGACAACCCGGGGGATGGTGACTCAAGCTCTGACTATGTGAACAATACCTCTGAGGAAGAGGAAGACTATGATGAAGGCCTGCCTGAGGAGGAGGAAGGTGTGACCTATTATATCAGATACTGTCCTGAGGAAGACAGTTACTTGGAAGACATAGGGTGCACTGGAGGGGGCTACGGGACTCAGGCTTTCTCTGCAGCAGGGGCTGATGACTGTCAGGAAGCTGTGGAAGAGGCCTGGACAGAATCTAATGGTCTCTGCCAAGCTATGACTGAAGAGTCTGAAGATCATGGTTGTGACAGAGGGCCTGATGGTGGCCTTGAGGAATTGGACTGTACTGCAGCCCAGGCAGAAATGAGCAGTGAAGGAATCGGCAGCAGTGAAGGAACCCCTCAGGATTATTCTCCCTCTGAGTGCATCACCCAGTCCCCTCAGACATCACGGCACCACTGCAGCAAATTGGAAACGGAagcagaggatgcagaggaggataTCGATCAGATTGTAGCTGAAATCAAAATGAGTATGAGTATGAGCAGCTTGAACACTGTTGGAGAGCAGAGTCTGGAGGAGACTGTGAAGGGGAAGTTGGACAGAAACCTGGACAGCTGTCACGGGAGAGGGGAAGGACGGTCCAGATTGTGCCAGGCAGCGCCCAATGATGGGAAAAGTGGAGAGGCTTCTTTCAGTGAAAAGCCTGGACTGAGGGTCCCTGATGAACGCAAGCAATGGAACTCTGGGCAG GTAACTCCCAACATAGAACAGCCCTGGAAACAGCAGCGCTCAGACCTCAATGGCCCAGTCAACAATAACTATGTTTCTGAG CAAACAAAGAAACCGTCAGCCTTTCCCAACTTTGTAGATG GTCCCTGCGAGCCTGAGGATCTGATCGACGGGATCATTTTTGCAGCCAATTACCTGGGCTCCACACAACTGTTATCTGAGCGGAACCCCTCTAAAAACATCCGCATGATGCAGGCCCAGGAGGCTGTGGGTCGCATCAAG AGGGTTCAGAAAACATCAAAGACCAAGAAGAAAGGG GGTTCGGATGGAGATTCTCAGCCAATGACAGAAGTCGATCTCTTCATCTCCACACAGAGGATTAAAGTTCTAAATGCGGACTCGCAG GAGCCAATGATGGACCATGCACTTCGCACAATCTCATACATAGCAGATATCGGGAATATTGTTGTTCTGATGGCGCGGCGGCGTGTGCCAAGGGCGGCCTCCCAGGATTGTATTGAGACCACACCCGGGAGCCAGGAGACCAAGAAACAGTACAAGATGGTGTGTCACGTCTTTGAGTCCGAGGAT GCACAACTGATAGCTCAGTCCATTGGACAGGCCTTTAGTGTTGCCTACCAAGAGTTCCTGCGAGCCAATGGGATTAACCCTGAGGACCTGAGCCAgaaggagtacagtgacatcatcaACACGCAGGAGATGTACAACGACGACCTCGTCCATTTCTCCAACTCTGCCAATTgtaaagag CTACAAGTTGAGAAGCTGAAAGGGGAGATCTTTGGGGTTGTGATTGTGGAGTCGGGATGGGGCTCAATCCTGCCCACGGTCATTCTGGCAAACATGATGAATGGAGGACCTGCAGCCCGCTCGGGGAGGCTCAGTATTGGGGACCAGATAATGTCCATCAATGGCACCAGTCTAGTGGGTCTCCCACTCACCACCTGCCAAGGAATCATTAAG GGCTTGAAGAATCAGGTTCAGGTTAAGCTGAACATTGTGAGCTGTCCTCCTGTCACCACCGTGCTGATCAAGCGTCCTGACCTCAAGTACCAACTGGGCTTCAGTGTACAGAATGGCATC
- the apba2b gene encoding amyloid-beta A4 precursor protein-binding family A member 2 isoform X3: MMASSSVEPRMAPCSTPPHCHVEPKHQTSEDWQEDGKEPCPVAVDTDIRDNPGDGDSSSDYVNNTSEEEEDYDEGLPEEEEGVTYYIRYCPEEDSYLEDIGCTGGGYGTQAFSAAGADDCQEAVEEAWTESNGLCQAMTEESEDHGCDRGPDGGLEELDCTAAQAEMSSEGIGSSEGTPQDYSPSECITQSPQTSRHHCSKLETEAEDAEEDIDQIVAEIKMSMSMSSLNTVGEQSLEETVKGKLDRNLDSCHGRGEGRSRLCQAAPNDGKSGEASFSEKPGLRVPDERKQWNSGQVTPNIEQPWKQQRSDLNGPVNNNYVSEQTKKPSAFPNFVDVPGPCEPEDLIDGIIFAANYLGSTQLLSERNPSKNIRMMQAQEAVGRIKGSDGDSQPMTEVDLFISTQRIKVLNADSQEPMMDHALRTISYIADIGNIVVLMARRRVPRAASQDCIETTPGSQETKKQYKMVCHVFESEDAQLIAQSIGQAFSVAYQEFLRANGINPEDLSQKEYSDIINTQEMYNDDLVHFSNSANCKELQVEKLKGEIFGVVIVESGWGSILPTVILANMMNGGPAARSGRLSIGDQIMSINGTSLVGLPLTTCQGIIKGLKNQVQVKLNIVSCPPVTTVLIKRPDLKYQLGFSVQNGIICSLMRGGIAERGGVRVGHRIIEINGQSVVATAHEKIVQALSNSVGEIHMKTMPAAMFRLLTGQETPLYI, from the exons ATGATGGCGAGCAGCTCGGTAGAGCCCAGGATGGCTCCTTgctccactccccctcactgcCACGTGGAACCAAAACATCAGACCTCTGAAGATTGGCAGGAGGATGGCAAGGAACCCTGTCCTGTCGCCGTGGATACTGATATCCGTGACAACCCGGGGGATGGTGACTCAAGCTCTGACTATGTGAACAATACCTCTGAGGAAGAGGAAGACTATGATGAAGGCCTGCCTGAGGAGGAGGAAGGTGTGACCTATTATATCAGATACTGTCCTGAGGAAGACAGTTACTTGGAAGACATAGGGTGCACTGGAGGGGGCTACGGGACTCAGGCTTTCTCTGCAGCAGGGGCTGATGACTGTCAGGAAGCTGTGGAAGAGGCCTGGACAGAATCTAATGGTCTCTGCCAAGCTATGACTGAAGAGTCTGAAGATCATGGTTGTGACAGAGGGCCTGATGGTGGCCTTGAGGAATTGGACTGTACTGCAGCCCAGGCAGAAATGAGCAGTGAAGGAATCGGCAGCAGTGAAGGAACCCCTCAGGATTATTCTCCCTCTGAGTGCATCACCCAGTCCCCTCAGACATCACGGCACCACTGCAGCAAATTGGAAACGGAagcagaggatgcagaggaggataTCGATCAGATTGTAGCTGAAATCAAAATGAGTATGAGTATGAGCAGCTTGAACACTGTTGGAGAGCAGAGTCTGGAGGAGACTGTGAAGGGGAAGTTGGACAGAAACCTGGACAGCTGTCACGGGAGAGGGGAAGGACGGTCCAGATTGTGCCAGGCAGCGCCCAATGATGGGAAAAGTGGAGAGGCTTCTTTCAGTGAAAAGCCTGGACTGAGGGTCCCTGATGAACGCAAGCAATGGAACTCTGGGCAG GTAACTCCCAACATAGAACAGCCCTGGAAACAGCAGCGCTCAGACCTCAATGGCCCAGTCAACAATAACTATGTTTCTGAG CAAACAAAGAAACCGTCAGCCTTTCCCAACTTTGTAGATG TTCCAGGTCCCTGCGAGCCTGAGGATCTGATCGACGGGATCATTTTTGCAGCCAATTACCTGGGCTCCACACAACTGTTATCTGAGCGGAACCCCTCTAAAAACATCCGCATGATGCAGGCCCAGGAGGCTGTGGGTCGCATCAAG GGTTCGGATGGAGATTCTCAGCCAATGACAGAAGTCGATCTCTTCATCTCCACACAGAGGATTAAAGTTCTAAATGCGGACTCGCAG GAGCCAATGATGGACCATGCACTTCGCACAATCTCATACATAGCAGATATCGGGAATATTGTTGTTCTGATGGCGCGGCGGCGTGTGCCAAGGGCGGCCTCCCAGGATTGTATTGAGACCACACCCGGGAGCCAGGAGACCAAGAAACAGTACAAGATGGTGTGTCACGTCTTTGAGTCCGAGGAT GCACAACTGATAGCTCAGTCCATTGGACAGGCCTTTAGTGTTGCCTACCAAGAGTTCCTGCGAGCCAATGGGATTAACCCTGAGGACCTGAGCCAgaaggagtacagtgacatcatcaACACGCAGGAGATGTACAACGACGACCTCGTCCATTTCTCCAACTCTGCCAATTgtaaagag CTACAAGTTGAGAAGCTGAAAGGGGAGATCTTTGGGGTTGTGATTGTGGAGTCGGGATGGGGCTCAATCCTGCCCACGGTCATTCTGGCAAACATGATGAATGGAGGACCTGCAGCCCGCTCGGGGAGGCTCAGTATTGGGGACCAGATAATGTCCATCAATGGCACCAGTCTAGTGGGTCTCCCACTCACCACCTGCCAAGGAATCATTAAG GGCTTGAAGAATCAGGTTCAGGTTAAGCTGAACATTGTGAGCTGTCCTCCTGTCACCACCGTGCTGATCAAGCGTCCTGACCTCAAGTACCAACTGGGCTTCAGTGTACAGAATGGCATC
- the apba2b gene encoding amyloid-beta A4 precursor protein-binding family A member 2 isoform X1: MMASSSVEPRMAPCSTPPHCHVEPKHQTSEDWQEDGKEPCPVAVDTDIRDNPGDGDSSSDYVNNTSEEEEDYDEGLPEEEEGVTYYIRYCPEEDSYLEDIGCTGGGYGTQAFSAAGADDCQEAVEEAWTESNGLCQAMTEESEDHGCDRGPDGGLEELDCTAAQAEMSSEGIGSSEGTPQDYSPSECITQSPQTSRHHCSKLETEAEDAEEDIDQIVAEIKMSMSMSSLNTVGEQSLEETVKGKLDRNLDSCHGRGEGRSRLCQAAPNDGKSGEASFSEKPGLRVPDERKQWNSGQVTPNIEQPWKQQRSDLNGPVNNNYVSEQTKKPSAFPNFVDVPGPCEPEDLIDGIIFAANYLGSTQLLSERNPSKNIRMMQAQEAVGRIKRVQKTSKTKKKGGSDGDSQPMTEVDLFISTQRIKVLNADSQEPMMDHALRTISYIADIGNIVVLMARRRVPRAASQDCIETTPGSQETKKQYKMVCHVFESEDAQLIAQSIGQAFSVAYQEFLRANGINPEDLSQKEYSDIINTQEMYNDDLVHFSNSANCKELQVEKLKGEIFGVVIVESGWGSILPTVILANMMNGGPAARSGRLSIGDQIMSINGTSLVGLPLTTCQGIIKGLKNQVQVKLNIVSCPPVTTVLIKRPDLKYQLGFSVQNGIICSLMRGGIAERGGVRVGHRIIEINGQSVVATAHEKIVQALSNSVGEIHMKTMPAAMFRLLTGQETPLYI, from the exons ATGATGGCGAGCAGCTCGGTAGAGCCCAGGATGGCTCCTTgctccactccccctcactgcCACGTGGAACCAAAACATCAGACCTCTGAAGATTGGCAGGAGGATGGCAAGGAACCCTGTCCTGTCGCCGTGGATACTGATATCCGTGACAACCCGGGGGATGGTGACTCAAGCTCTGACTATGTGAACAATACCTCTGAGGAAGAGGAAGACTATGATGAAGGCCTGCCTGAGGAGGAGGAAGGTGTGACCTATTATATCAGATACTGTCCTGAGGAAGACAGTTACTTGGAAGACATAGGGTGCACTGGAGGGGGCTACGGGACTCAGGCTTTCTCTGCAGCAGGGGCTGATGACTGTCAGGAAGCTGTGGAAGAGGCCTGGACAGAATCTAATGGTCTCTGCCAAGCTATGACTGAAGAGTCTGAAGATCATGGTTGTGACAGAGGGCCTGATGGTGGCCTTGAGGAATTGGACTGTACTGCAGCCCAGGCAGAAATGAGCAGTGAAGGAATCGGCAGCAGTGAAGGAACCCCTCAGGATTATTCTCCCTCTGAGTGCATCACCCAGTCCCCTCAGACATCACGGCACCACTGCAGCAAATTGGAAACGGAagcagaggatgcagaggaggataTCGATCAGATTGTAGCTGAAATCAAAATGAGTATGAGTATGAGCAGCTTGAACACTGTTGGAGAGCAGAGTCTGGAGGAGACTGTGAAGGGGAAGTTGGACAGAAACCTGGACAGCTGTCACGGGAGAGGGGAAGGACGGTCCAGATTGTGCCAGGCAGCGCCCAATGATGGGAAAAGTGGAGAGGCTTCTTTCAGTGAAAAGCCTGGACTGAGGGTCCCTGATGAACGCAAGCAATGGAACTCTGGGCAG GTAACTCCCAACATAGAACAGCCCTGGAAACAGCAGCGCTCAGACCTCAATGGCCCAGTCAACAATAACTATGTTTCTGAG CAAACAAAGAAACCGTCAGCCTTTCCCAACTTTGTAGATG TTCCAGGTCCCTGCGAGCCTGAGGATCTGATCGACGGGATCATTTTTGCAGCCAATTACCTGGGCTCCACACAACTGTTATCTGAGCGGAACCCCTCTAAAAACATCCGCATGATGCAGGCCCAGGAGGCTGTGGGTCGCATCAAG AGGGTTCAGAAAACATCAAAGACCAAGAAGAAAGGG GGTTCGGATGGAGATTCTCAGCCAATGACAGAAGTCGATCTCTTCATCTCCACACAGAGGATTAAAGTTCTAAATGCGGACTCGCAG GAGCCAATGATGGACCATGCACTTCGCACAATCTCATACATAGCAGATATCGGGAATATTGTTGTTCTGATGGCGCGGCGGCGTGTGCCAAGGGCGGCCTCCCAGGATTGTATTGAGACCACACCCGGGAGCCAGGAGACCAAGAAACAGTACAAGATGGTGTGTCACGTCTTTGAGTCCGAGGAT GCACAACTGATAGCTCAGTCCATTGGACAGGCCTTTAGTGTTGCCTACCAAGAGTTCCTGCGAGCCAATGGGATTAACCCTGAGGACCTGAGCCAgaaggagtacagtgacatcatcaACACGCAGGAGATGTACAACGACGACCTCGTCCATTTCTCCAACTCTGCCAATTgtaaagag CTACAAGTTGAGAAGCTGAAAGGGGAGATCTTTGGGGTTGTGATTGTGGAGTCGGGATGGGGCTCAATCCTGCCCACGGTCATTCTGGCAAACATGATGAATGGAGGACCTGCAGCCCGCTCGGGGAGGCTCAGTATTGGGGACCAGATAATGTCCATCAATGGCACCAGTCTAGTGGGTCTCCCACTCACCACCTGCCAAGGAATCATTAAG GGCTTGAAGAATCAGGTTCAGGTTAAGCTGAACATTGTGAGCTGTCCTCCTGTCACCACCGTGCTGATCAAGCGTCCTGACCTCAAGTACCAACTGGGCTTCAGTGTACAGAATGGCATC